One genomic window of Mercenaria mercenaria strain notata chromosome 2, MADL_Memer_1, whole genome shotgun sequence includes the following:
- the LOC128555352 gene encoding uncharacterized protein LOC128555352, translating to MFIEAAIIGIVVGLCSVHAESCEKYDDFSDIVFECRRDEGGIHVLPELSAWRYGDDTEITKKEFVEDIEAYCRNVTPKYKECISGSSVMKKCGNSEDIDMLTTDWVSIYCNGEGIADWLNEYRYTLSDVYSIKEYNEWAKRVSTDWFDCTKDKMPQLNSLYPECKSHWQDALLVVWLSESVSSPPGLRLYSEQISQILALKKLTV from the exons CCGCAATTATTGGTATTGTTGTTGGTCTGTGCTCTGTCCATGCTGAATCGTGTGAAAAATACGATGACTTCAGCGACATTGTTTTTGAGTGCCGTCGAGATGAAGGTGGAATACATGTTTTACCAGAGCTGTCTGCTTGGCGTTATGGTGATGACACAGAGATAACTAAGAAAGAATTTGTGGAAGACATCGAGGCTTATTGCAG AAACGTAACGCCAAAATACAAGGAGTGTATTTCTGGCTCATCGGTAATGAAGAAGTGTGGAAATTCTGAAGACATTGATATGTTAACAACTGACTGGGTGTCCATTTACTGCAATGGGGAAGGTATCGCTGACTGGCTGAACGAGT atCGATACACACTGTCAGATGTGTACAGTATCAAGGAATATAATGAGTGGGCGAAAAG AGTATCGACTGACTGGTTTGATTGCACAAAAGATAAAATGCCCCAGCTGAACTCATTGTACCCAGAATGTAAATCTCATTGGCAAGACGCCCTCCTTGTTGTCTGGCTGTCTGAATCCGTCTCGTCACCGCCTGGGCTCAGGCTATATTCAGAACAGATATCTCAAATACTA GCTTTAAAGAAATTAACAGTCTAG